From a region of the Actinomadura luzonensis genome:
- a CDS encoding acyl-CoA thioesterase, with product MVERNGPRRHVHLRMVRFGDVDSQGHVNNVRFLDYLEDARFAMFAIDLHKAGEQPFGGLVVTRHEVDYRRPLGFRPDPVRVETWVEEVRAVRFRLRYEIRDDAELYVTASSVIAAYDVERAAPRRLGEDELAYLKRFSG from the coding sequence GTGGTTGAACGCAACGGTCCCCGACGGCACGTCCACCTCCGCATGGTGCGCTTCGGCGACGTCGACTCCCAGGGGCACGTGAACAACGTCCGCTTCCTCGACTACCTGGAGGACGCCCGCTTCGCCATGTTCGCCATCGACCTGCACAAGGCGGGGGAGCAGCCGTTCGGCGGCCTGGTCGTCACCCGGCACGAGGTCGACTACCGCCGCCCGCTCGGCTTCCGGCCCGACCCGGTGCGCGTGGAGACGTGGGTCGAGGAGGTCAGGGCCGTGCGATTCCGGCTGCGCTACGAGATCCGCGACGACGCCGAGCTCTACGTGACGGCCTCCTCGGTGATCGCCGCCTACGACGTCGAGCGGGCCGCGCCGCGCCGGCTCGGCGAGGACGAACTGGCCTACCTGAAACGCTTCTCGGGCTGA
- a CDS encoding MFS transporter, giving the protein MTLTTPTTSMGQAWRTLSVVSLASVLTGLGGSSMNVALPEIARHTGADATAAGWILLGFQLTTTVLMVVLGRLADMFGRRRMYLLGLGTYTVAALLAGMAPNAWVIVALRVVQAAGAAMLLTNSAALVSDAFPRERLGEGMGVYIASFSIAGLIGPTLGGFLAETLGWRWVFWFNVPIGAICLVWGALVLRRPAPGRRESGLDLPGSLLVLVTLGGLLLALSEFTRLGWNHPVVVAGLVAFAAGLPLFLARERRAAHPVVDLGLFRDRAFAFGTLASFLNAVARMGMVFLVALYFQAVHGDDPVRAGLKVLPLAIAAMTASVVSGFLQRLLSARTLAVGGAATTTCGLLVMLTVVSTDAPYPAMAAGLVLIGLGSGVFLPSNTTAILDGLPSDRLGIVNAMRLMLQNTGNVVGTGLVLSVITAPLPAALHQQVFAGTLARLSADAVGQLVTGYRYALGTMAAISVLTVLACLARRRAA; this is encoded by the coding sequence TTGACGCTCACGACCCCCACCACCTCCATGGGCCAGGCCTGGCGAACGTTGTCGGTCGTGAGCCTCGCCAGCGTGCTGACCGGTCTCGGCGGCAGCTCGATGAACGTCGCGCTGCCCGAGATCGCCCGGCACACCGGAGCCGACGCCACGGCCGCGGGCTGGATCCTCCTGGGCTTCCAGTTGACCACGACCGTCCTCATGGTGGTATTGGGGCGGCTGGCCGACATGTTCGGCAGGCGCCGGATGTACCTGCTCGGGCTGGGCACCTACACCGTCGCCGCGCTCCTCGCCGGGATGGCCCCCAACGCCTGGGTCATCGTGGCGCTGCGGGTCGTGCAGGCCGCCGGCGCCGCCATGCTGCTCACCAACAGCGCCGCGCTGGTCAGCGACGCCTTCCCGCGCGAGCGGCTGGGGGAGGGCATGGGCGTCTACATCGCCTCGTTCTCCATCGCCGGGCTGATCGGGCCGACGCTCGGCGGCTTCCTGGCCGAGACCCTCGGCTGGCGCTGGGTGTTCTGGTTCAATGTGCCGATCGGCGCGATCTGCCTGGTCTGGGGCGCGCTCGTGCTGCGCAGGCCCGCCCCCGGCCGCCGCGAGAGCGGCCTCGACCTGCCCGGCAGCCTGCTCGTGCTGGTCACGCTCGGCGGGCTGCTGCTCGCCCTGTCGGAGTTCACCCGGCTCGGCTGGAACCACCCGGTCGTGGTGGCGGGGCTGGTGGCCTTCGCCGCCGGGCTGCCGCTCTTCCTGGCCCGGGAGCGCCGGGCCGCCCACCCCGTGGTGGACCTCGGGCTGTTCCGCGACCGGGCCTTCGCCTTCGGGACGCTCGCCTCGTTCCTCAACGCGGTCGCCCGCATGGGCATGGTGTTCCTGGTCGCGCTCTACTTCCAGGCCGTGCACGGCGACGACCCCGTGCGGGCCGGGCTCAAGGTGCTGCCGCTGGCGATCGCCGCGATGACCGCCTCCGTCGTCTCCGGCTTCCTGCAACGCCTGCTCAGCGCGCGCACGCTGGCCGTCGGCGGGGCCGCGACCACCACGTGCGGGCTGCTGGTCATGCTGACCGTGGTCTCCACCGACGCCCCCTACCCGGCCATGGCGGCCGGACTGGTGCTCATCGGGCTCGGCTCCGGCGTGTTCCTGCCGTCCAACACCACCGCCATCCTCGACGGCCTGCCCTCCGACCGGCTCGGCATCGTCAACGCCATGCGCCTCATGCTCCAGAACACCGGCAACGTCGTCGGCACCGGCCTGGTCCTGTCGGTCATCACCGCCCCGCTCCCGGCCGCCCTGCACCAGCAGGTCTTCGCCGGCACGCTGGCCCGGCTCTCGGCCGACGCGGTCGGGCAGCTCGTCACCGGCTACCGCTACGCCCTCGGCACCATGGCCGCGATCTCGGTGCTGACCGTGCTGGCCTGCCTGGCCCGGCGCAGGGCGGCCTGA
- a CDS encoding SDR family oxidoreductase, with amino-acid sequence MSGIVDGRVVIVTGGARGIGRGHALEFARQGAKVVVNDLGAEVDGTGSSGAAAEVVAEIEAMGGQAIVNGEDVSDFEGAERLVRAAIEHFGDLHVLVNNAGILRDRMLVNMTAEEWDAVIRVHLRGTFAPLRHAAAYWRNKAKAGEPVDARIINTTSSSGIYGNPGQGNYGAAKAGIAGLTVIAARELERYGVTVNAVAPAALTRMTENLIPAGVKGADPDDIAPLVVWLASAEARGITGRVFNVRGGAISVAEGWHAGPGVDKGSRWDPAELGAVIPALVDKAAPNALTNGRIPGRED; translated from the coding sequence ATGAGCGGGATAGTCGACGGCCGCGTGGTCATCGTCACGGGCGGAGCGCGGGGCATCGGGCGAGGTCACGCGCTCGAGTTCGCCCGGCAGGGCGCGAAGGTGGTGGTCAACGACCTGGGCGCGGAGGTGGACGGCACCGGCTCCTCCGGTGCCGCGGCCGAGGTGGTGGCCGAGATCGAGGCCATGGGCGGCCAGGCGATCGTCAACGGCGAGGACGTCTCCGACTTCGAGGGCGCAGAACGCCTCGTGCGGGCCGCGATCGAGCACTTCGGCGACCTGCACGTGCTGGTCAACAACGCGGGCATCCTGCGCGACCGCATGCTGGTCAACATGACCGCCGAGGAATGGGACGCGGTCATCAGGGTGCACCTGCGGGGAACGTTCGCGCCGCTGCGCCATGCCGCCGCCTACTGGCGGAACAAGGCCAAGGCGGGCGAACCGGTGGATGCCCGGATCATCAACACGACCTCGTCCTCCGGCATCTACGGTAACCCGGGACAGGGCAACTACGGCGCGGCCAAGGCCGGCATCGCGGGCCTGACCGTCATCGCGGCCAGGGAGCTGGAGCGTTACGGCGTCACCGTCAACGCCGTCGCCCCCGCCGCCCTGACCCGCATGACGGAGAACCTCATCCCGGCCGGCGTCAAGGGCGCCGACCCCGACGACATCGCGCCGCTGGTGGTCTGGCTGGCCAGCGCCGAGGCGCGCGGCATCACCGGCCGGGTCTTCAACGTGCGCGGCGGCGCGATCAGCGTGGCCGAGGGCTGGCACGCCGGCCCCGGCGTGGACAAGGGCTCGCGGTGGGACCCGGCCGAGCTGGGCGCGGTCATCCCCGCCCTGGTCGACAAGGCCGCGCCGAACGCCCTCACCAACGGCCGCATACCGGGACGGGAGGACTGA
- a CDS encoding MaoC/PaaZ C-terminal domain-containing protein: MGLDHGVVGHEGPAYEHTWTAKDTMLYALGVGAGTSELEFTTEKGQRVLPTFAVLAAQSPGRRLGDFDRAMLVHAEQAFELFRELPAAGGVRTSSTVTGIYDKGSGALVTSEARAVDLRTGEPVIVSRSAVFIRGEGGFGGERGPRDDWALPDRAPDHKITYATRPEQALIYRLSGDYNPLHSDPEFAGRAGFDRPILHGLCTYGVTGRALLHVLAGSDPSRFKAMSGRFTSPVFPGESLTVSIWADGPEVLFRTAKDDGTVVIDRGRATITPG; this comes from the coding sequence ATGGGGCTCGACCACGGCGTCGTCGGCCACGAGGGGCCGGCGTACGAGCACACCTGGACCGCCAAGGACACCATGCTGTACGCGCTCGGCGTCGGCGCGGGCACCTCGGAGCTGGAGTTCACCACCGAGAAGGGGCAGCGGGTGCTGCCCACGTTCGCGGTGCTGGCCGCGCAGTCGCCGGGGCGGCGGCTCGGCGACTTCGACCGGGCCATGCTGGTGCACGCCGAGCAGGCGTTCGAGCTGTTCCGCGAGCTGCCGGCGGCCGGCGGGGTGCGCACCTCCAGCACGGTCACCGGCATCTACGACAAGGGCTCCGGCGCGCTCGTCACCTCCGAGGCGCGGGCGGTGGACCTGCGGACCGGCGAGCCCGTGATCGTCAGCAGGAGCGCGGTGTTCATCAGGGGCGAGGGCGGCTTCGGCGGCGAGCGCGGGCCGCGCGACGACTGGGCGCTGCCCGACCGGGCCCCCGACCACAAGATCACCTACGCGACGCGGCCCGAGCAGGCGCTGATCTACCGCCTGTCCGGCGACTACAACCCGCTGCACAGCGATCCGGAGTTCGCCGGGCGGGCGGGCTTCGACCGGCCGATCCTGCACGGGCTGTGCACGTACGGGGTGACCGGGCGGGCGCTGCTGCACGTGCTGGCGGGCTCGGACCCGTCGCGGTTCAAGGCGATGTCGGGCCGCTTCACCAGCCCGGTCTTCCCCGGCGAGTCGCTGACCGTGTCGATCTGGGCGGACGGGCCCGAGGTGCTGTTCAGGACGGCGAAGGACGACGGGACGGTGGTGATCGACCGCGGCCGGGCCACGATCACGCCGGGCTGA